A genome region from Tolypothrix sp. PCC 7712 includes the following:
- a CDS encoding transglycosylase domain-containing protein: protein MGKLTSWFKQRSPDFSASDKEKPRLSPGNHLENEESANENLPSTKLDKLKPVLSQMQNISSGIVAKLSSRDKPFYRRLWFWASLGVGGSVIAISYGIGTIDRTLPDKSELNAVIREQTLTIKAADGTILQQQGEAAREQLRLEQIPDNFKKAFIASEDRRFRQHNGVDAQGIIRAVWNNLRSQDVVEGGSTITQQLARILFLKQEKTIWRKLKEVRLAQKMENELSKDQILERYLNLVYLGSGAYGVADAAWVYFSKTVDQLTLPEMATIAGLAPAPSLYAPDKNPEAAKARRNLVLQRMQEDGIITAAQREAAVKEPLVVNSSFPKRLQVESPYFTTYIQKELPKYVSPDVLAGGGLVVETTLNPTWQKFAEEAVAKTLRNQGRWENFKQAAMVAIDPRNGEIQAMVGGKDFGKNQFNRVTQAQRQPGSTFKGFVYATAIASGKSPYDSYLDAPFVVDGYEPKNYSENFRGWMNMRDALTRSINIIAVKVLIDVGFEPTIKLAKDMGIKSELKPTYSLALGSNEVNLLELTSAYGSFATQGLHTEAHGIRRILNRQGQVIWSSDFSSKRALDADSAAIMTWMLRNVVQEGTGAAAQLDNRPVAGKTGTSDEARDLWFIGYIPQIVTGVWLGNDDNRPTWGSSGSAAYTWHEFMEQAVKDMPVEKFPPRPKLDGRKGTIKAERLKPKSIVNKAVPSNDEDEDNSNNEERPSRRRRYSQEDQQQQDETPRRRRRSYQQQNDDTPSSSRRRRYRSTEASSSDSSSESRPRRRRSVESQPSSPRRSRSSASSSGSGSSGSSNSTPTWRERLRPSSSQ from the coding sequence GTGGGGAAACTAACCTCCTGGTTCAAGCAAAGATCACCCGATTTCAGTGCATCTGACAAGGAGAAGCCGCGATTGTCGCCTGGTAATCATCTCGAGAACGAAGAATCTGCAAATGAGAACTTACCATCAACCAAGCTGGACAAGTTAAAACCGGTACTGAGCCAGATGCAAAACATCTCATCTGGGATCGTTGCCAAACTTTCCAGCCGCGATAAACCTTTTTATCGTCGCCTCTGGTTCTGGGCTAGTTTGGGTGTAGGTGGTAGTGTGATAGCGATTAGCTACGGCATCGGGACAATCGATCGCACCTTGCCAGATAAATCGGAATTAAACGCTGTGATCCGCGAGCAGACATTAACCATTAAAGCTGCCGACGGGACAATTTTACAACAGCAAGGTGAAGCAGCCAGAGAACAACTGAGACTGGAGCAAATACCAGATAATTTCAAAAAAGCTTTTATCGCTTCCGAAGACAGGCGATTTAGGCAACATAATGGCGTTGATGCTCAAGGAATAATTAGAGCAGTTTGGAATAATTTGCGATCGCAAGATGTTGTGGAAGGTGGTAGCACCATCACCCAACAGCTAGCGCGTATTCTCTTCCTCAAACAAGAAAAAACTATTTGGCGTAAGCTCAAAGAAGTCCGTCTGGCACAAAAGATGGAAAATGAATTGAGCAAAGACCAGATTCTTGAGCGTTACTTAAATTTGGTGTATTTGGGATCTGGTGCTTATGGTGTAGCGGATGCGGCATGGGTATATTTTAGTAAAACCGTAGACCAATTGACCCTACCGGAAATGGCTACCATTGCCGGATTAGCACCAGCACCCAGCCTCTACGCCCCAGATAAAAATCCTGAAGCTGCAAAAGCCAGGCGGAATTTAGTATTGCAGCGGATGCAGGAAGATGGCATCATTACTGCTGCCCAAAGGGAAGCCGCAGTTAAAGAACCGCTAGTTGTGAACAGTAGTTTCCCCAAGCGACTGCAAGTAGAATCACCCTACTTTACTACCTATATTCAAAAAGAATTACCCAAATACGTTTCCCCTGATGTTTTAGCAGGTGGGGGGTTAGTTGTTGAAACCACTTTAAACCCAACTTGGCAGAAATTTGCCGAAGAAGCAGTTGCGAAAACCTTAAGAAATCAAGGACGCTGGGAAAACTTTAAACAAGCAGCAATGGTCGCTATTGACCCCCGCAACGGCGAAATTCAAGCGATGGTGGGGGGTAAAGATTTTGGAAAAAACCAATTTAATCGCGTTACGCAAGCCCAGCGTCAACCAGGCTCAACATTTAAAGGCTTTGTTTATGCGACTGCGATCGCTAGTGGTAAGAGTCCCTACGATAGCTATTTAGATGCACCCTTTGTTGTAGATGGTTATGAACCCAAAAACTACAGCGAAAACTTCCGTGGCTGGATGAATATGCGTGATGCCCTCACCCGTTCCATTAATATTATTGCGGTGAAGGTGTTAATTGATGTGGGATTTGAGCCAACAATTAAGCTAGCTAAAGATATGGGCATTAAATCTGAACTTAAGCCTACTTATTCTTTAGCCCTTGGCTCAAATGAAGTAAATTTGCTGGAATTAACTAGCGCTTACGGTAGCTTTGCCACTCAAGGTTTACACACCGAAGCCCACGGTATTCGCCGTATCCTCAACCGCCAAGGGCAAGTAATTTGGTCATCTGATTTTTCCTCCAAGCGGGCGCTGGATGCTGATAGTGCTGCGATTATGACCTGGATGCTACGTAATGTTGTGCAAGAAGGGACTGGTGCAGCAGCGCAATTAGATAATCGACCTGTAGCAGGTAAGACTGGTACATCTGACGAAGCCCGGGATTTGTGGTTTATTGGTTACATTCCCCAAATCGTAACCGGAGTTTGGCTAGGTAACGATGATAACCGCCCGACTTGGGGTAGTAGCGGTAGCGCTGCTTATACCTGGCATGAATTTATGGAACAAGCCGTTAAAGATATGCCGGTCGAAAAGTTTCCCCCAAGGCCAAAATTAGATGGTCGTAAGGGGACGATTAAAGCCGAGCGCCTCAAGCCCAAAAGCATTGTTAATAAAGCTGTTCCTTCTAATGATGAAGATGAGGATAACTCTAATAATGAGGAACGCCCATCTAGAAGGCGGAGATATTCTCAAGAAGACCAGCAACAACAAGATGAAACCCCAAGAAGGCGGCGCAGGAGTTATCAACAACAAAATGATGACACCCCGTCCTCTAGCAGACGGCGGCGCTATCGTAGCACAGAAGCTAGCAGCAGCGATTCATCTTCAGAATCTCGTCCCCGTCGGCGCAGGAGTGTAGAATCTCAACCTTCCTCACCTCGGAGATCTCGGAGTTCTGCTTCATCCTCTGGTAGTGGCTCATCTGGTTCCTCCAATTCGACCCCTACCTGGCGGGAGAGACTGAGACCATCTTCCTCGCAATAA
- the folK gene encoding 2-amino-4-hydroxy-6-hydroxymethyldihydropteridine diphosphokinase, producing MDETAEIAMGVGAAIALGSNIGDSRLILDAAIATLAKTPGIFIEAQSHWYITKAVGPPQPDYLNGCAILRIFMLPHLLLETLLAIEQKFGRVRQQRWGPRTLDLDLLLYDDLILHTPNLQIPHPRMRERAFVLVPLAEIAPNWVEPVSGCVIKELVKDVDCSDVHLFMGN from the coding sequence ATGGATGAAACTGCTGAGATTGCTATGGGTGTAGGTGCAGCTATCGCTCTAGGTAGTAATATCGGGGATTCGCGGTTGATTTTAGATGCAGCGATCGCCACCTTAGCCAAAACACCAGGGATTTTTATTGAAGCCCAGTCTCATTGGTATATAACTAAAGCCGTAGGCCCGCCACAACCAGATTATTTAAACGGCTGTGCAATATTGCGAATATTCATGTTACCGCATCTATTATTAGAAACATTATTAGCAATTGAACAGAAATTTGGACGTGTTCGTCAACAGAGGTGGGGCCCCCGCACCCTAGATTTAGATTTACTGTTGTATGATGATTTGATTTTACATACACCAAATTTGCAAATTCCCCATCCCCGGATGCGGGAGCGGGCTTTTGTACTAGTACCCTTAGCAGAAATAGCACCAAATTGGGTAGAACCAGTTTCCGGATGTGTGATTAAAGAACTGGTTAAAGATGTAGACTGTTCTGATGTACATCTATTCATGGGCAATTAA
- a CDS encoding NUDIX hydrolase: protein MPLGRELPQLLRQRLFYKGRKFNFEVNRLRLPNKAEGEWECIRHPGGALAVPVTQDGKLILLRQYRFAIQGRIIEFPAGTVEINEDPLETVQREIQEETGYRANKWDKLGEFFLAPGYSDEILYAFLARDLEKLETPPNKEDDEDIEILYYTPEELEKAFLDGEPVDAKTISSFLLARPYLV from the coding sequence ATGCCATTAGGTAGAGAATTACCGCAGCTGCTGAGACAACGCTTATTTTATAAAGGGCGCAAGTTTAATTTTGAAGTTAATCGCTTGCGGTTACCCAACAAAGCGGAGGGAGAATGGGAGTGTATTCGTCACCCAGGGGGCGCTCTAGCTGTGCCAGTTACCCAAGACGGTAAGCTAATTCTGTTGCGTCAGTATCGTTTTGCTATTCAAGGCAGAATTATCGAGTTTCCGGCTGGTACTGTAGAAATAAATGAAGATCCCTTAGAAACAGTACAGCGGGAAATTCAGGAAGAAACTGGTTATCGTGCAAACAAATGGGACAAATTAGGAGAGTTCTTTCTGGCTCCGGGTTATTCTGATGAAATCCTCTATGCTTTTCTGGCGCGAGATTTGGAAAAGTTAGAGACACCGCCAAATAAAGAAGATGATGAAGATATTGAAATTCTCTATTACACACCCGAAGAATTGGAGAAAGCCTTTTTAGATGGTGAACCAGTTGATGCAAAAACAATCTCTAGCTTTTTGTTGGCGCGTCCTTACTTGGTTTAG
- a CDS encoding ADP-ribosylglycohydrolase family protein, which produces MLIELAIGDAYGAGFEYANEMSVYNDLSRYFTHPRHRLNPGSYTDDTQMSIAIAEVIVSGAPWTPQVLAESFVTCFKRDRRKGYASRFYDFLESIPDGSEFLDKIHPDSDKSGAAMRAGPIGVFATPEKVIEAATIQAALTHNTPDGINAGVAAALMTHYFIYQLGPKRKLGQFLEGYVSGEWSKPWAGKVKSKGWMSVRAAITAVMRNDSMSELLKDCIAFTGDVDTVATIALAAGSCSQEITQDIPHHLLMGLENGTYGRDYLIELDKQLMSLVRW; this is translated from the coding sequence ATGCTCATAGAATTAGCAATTGGCGATGCCTACGGTGCAGGCTTTGAATACGCTAACGAAATGAGCGTTTATAACGATTTGAGTCGATACTTTACACATCCTCGTCATCGACTCAATCCTGGTAGCTATACAGACGACACGCAAATGAGCATTGCGATCGCAGAAGTGATTGTCTCCGGCGCACCTTGGACACCACAAGTTTTAGCTGAAAGTTTTGTGACTTGCTTTAAACGCGATCGCAGAAAAGGTTATGCTAGTCGCTTCTACGATTTTCTAGAAAGTATCCCAGATGGAAGTGAGTTCCTAGACAAAATTCATCCTGATAGTGATAAAAGCGGTGCGGCAATGCGCGCAGGGCCGATTGGGGTTTTTGCTACACCAGAAAAAGTCATAGAAGCCGCAACTATTCAAGCAGCGCTTACCCACAATACACCAGATGGCATTAACGCCGGTGTTGCTGCTGCGTTAATGACCCATTATTTTATTTACCAACTAGGGCCAAAGCGCAAATTAGGGCAATTTCTCGAAGGCTATGTTTCTGGAGAATGGTCTAAGCCTTGGGCAGGTAAAGTTAAGTCTAAAGGATGGATGAGCGTCAGAGCAGCAATTACAGCAGTAATGCGAAATGACAGCATGAGCGAACTGTTAAAGGACTGTATAGCTTTCACAGGTGATGTGGATACAGTCGCCACAATTGCTCTAGCTGCTGGTTCTTGCAGTCAAGAAATCACACAAGATATCCCCCATCATCTTTTAATGGGTTTAGAGAATGGTACCTACGGCAGAGATTATCTCATCGAATTGGATAAACAGCTGATGAGTTTGGTGAGGTGGTAG
- the trpB gene encoding tryptophan synthase subunit beta — MTTTPISPSSPSTASVPDTQGRFGRFGGKYVPETLMPALAELEAAYQQYRNDPEFLNELQQLLKDYVGRATPLYFAERLTAHYARPDGTGPQIYLKREDLNHTGAHKINNALGQVLLAKRMGKRRIIAETGAGQHGVATATVCARFGLECIIYMGVHDMERQALNVFRMKLMGAEVRPVAAGTGTLKDATSEAIRDWVTNVETTHYILGSVAGPHPYPMMVRDFHAVIGQETRAQAQEKWGGLPDILMACVGGGSNAMGLFYEFVNDSSVRLIGVEAAGEGVNTNKHAATLTKGQVGVLHGAMSYLLQDEDGQVIEAHSISAGLDYPGVGPEHSYLKDTSRAEYYSVTDAQALEAFQRLSRLEGIIPALETSHAIAYLETLCPQLTGSPRIIINCSGRGDKDVQTVAKFLNPA, encoded by the coding sequence GTGACTACCACACCCATATCTCCAAGTTCCCCATCTACTGCTTCTGTTCCCGATACACAAGGACGCTTTGGACGCTTTGGCGGTAAGTACGTCCCGGAAACACTGATGCCTGCGCTGGCTGAATTAGAAGCAGCTTATCAGCAATACCGCAATGACCCTGAGTTTCTCAATGAACTGCAACAACTGCTGAAAGACTATGTAGGGCGCGCTACACCGTTGTATTTTGCTGAACGTTTAACTGCTCATTATGCTCGCCCCGATGGTACTGGGCCGCAAATTTATTTAAAGCGGGAAGATTTAAACCACACTGGCGCACACAAAATTAATAATGCCCTGGGTCAAGTATTGTTGGCAAAGCGCATGGGCAAACGCCGAATTATTGCGGAAACTGGCGCTGGACAACATGGAGTAGCCACGGCGACGGTTTGCGCGCGTTTTGGGCTGGAATGCATTATTTATATGGGCGTTCATGATATGGAACGCCAAGCGTTAAATGTATTCCGCATGAAATTAATGGGTGCAGAAGTGCGTCCTGTAGCTGCGGGAACTGGAACCCTCAAAGATGCAACTTCTGAAGCGATTCGAGATTGGGTGACAAATGTAGAAACCACTCACTACATTCTCGGTTCAGTAGCAGGCCCCCATCCTTACCCCATGATGGTACGTGATTTCCATGCCGTAATTGGTCAAGAAACTCGTGCCCAAGCTCAAGAAAAGTGGGGCGGTTTGCCAGACATTCTCATGGCTTGCGTGGGCGGTGGTTCTAATGCGATGGGACTATTTTATGAGTTTGTCAATGATTCTTCTGTGCGCTTAATTGGCGTGGAAGCAGCCGGAGAAGGCGTGAATACCAATAAACACGCTGCCACCTTAACCAAAGGGCAAGTAGGTGTATTACATGGCGCAATGAGCTATTTACTGCAAGATGAAGATGGGCAAGTAATTGAAGCCCATTCAATTAGTGCTGGTTTAGATTATCCCGGAGTCGGGCCAGAACACAGCTATTTGAAAGATACATCTCGCGCCGAATATTACAGCGTCACAGATGCCCAAGCTTTAGAAGCATTCCAAAGATTATCCCGTCTAGAAGGAATTATCCCAGCATTAGAAACATCTCATGCGATCGCCTACCTCGAAACCCTCTGTCCGCAACTAACTGGTAGTCCCCGCATTATAATTAACTGCTCCGGACGCGGTGATAAGGATGTGCAAACTGTAGCGAAGTTTTTAAATCCAGCGTAA
- a CDS encoding translation initiation factor, giving the protein MSPSNSSDKRFVYREFGNDDSPALERPISELPPQQQNLKVQASRKGRKGKTVTVISGFQSKPETLNDLVKQLKTQCGTGGTVKEMEIEIQGDHKQKIVEILTKLGYKAKISGG; this is encoded by the coding sequence ATGTCTCCTTCCAATTCTTCAGACAAACGCTTCGTCTATCGTGAATTTGGCAACGATGACTCACCAGCTTTAGAAAGACCAATTTCCGAACTACCACCGCAACAGCAAAATCTGAAAGTGCAAGCTAGCCGCAAAGGGCGTAAAGGTAAAACTGTCACTGTTATTAGTGGTTTTCAGTCCAAACCAGAAACCCTCAATGATTTAGTAAAACAATTAAAAACTCAATGCGGCACAGGTGGCACAGTTAAAGAAATGGAAATTGAAATTCAAGGCGACCACAAGCAAAAAATTGTGGAGATTTTGACTAAGCTGGGTTATAAAGCCAAAATTAGCGGCGGCTAG
- a CDS encoding YqaE/Pmp3 family membrane protein: MDLIRILAAIFLPPLGVFLQVGIGKDFWINILLTFFGYIPGIVHAIWVIAKK; the protein is encoded by the coding sequence ATGGATTTAATTCGGATTCTTGCCGCGATTTTTTTACCCCCTTTAGGTGTGTTTTTGCAAGTAGGGATAGGTAAAGATTTTTGGATTAATATTCTTTTGACCTTTTTCGGTTATATTCCCGGAATTGTCCATGCAATTTGGGTAATTGCTAAGAAGTAA
- a CDS encoding tetratricopeptide repeat protein, which yields MELIERSTKAESPGVLKAGNPQKSLAYWQGRKAEIAQIQQWLTDNNTFLIGIEGIGGMGKSMLASKIYEGFPEPQRFWGDVSNGASFSDLARKALRKFGFPVPEEEAQLVDALVMCLRSGEFLLIIDNLESLLQPNRQWGSLFYGEFFNAWVEFGGNSKVIVTTRERPELKGFEWLPLKGLQVDEGVALLTALGIRGDLAEFVELVDGHPLLLRLIGDLLKEEYPQDPDLNRLANLGLGNLRQLLTDSQVVGVHRRENVGMVLVLDASFERLNDLQKALLLNISVYRGAVDSAAAVALLPGNSAAEIEGELRNIVKRSLLIEKLNGKRLFEFQPVVLEYVRYKAGNQTEAHQQAINYYRSIAQQPPWTIKDDVKEYLEIFYHYYQLQDYDSAFDALWFCDKFLSLRGYYADKVELYEQLVSKWQEIGDRENRNYQASLTSLGKAYYYLGQYQRAIEFYQQSLDITREIGDSPKERLRQRNGEGNSLIGLGNAYNSLGQYQRAIEFFQQSLDITREIGDSPEERLRQRNGEGNSLIGLGNAYYSLGQYQRAIEFFQQSLDITREIGDSPEERLRQRNGEGASLNNLGNAYNSLGQYQRAIEFYQQSLDIKREIGDSPEERLRQRNGEGSSLNNLGNAYKSLGQYQRAIEFYQQSLDIFREIGNRNGEGKSLNNLGNAYKSLGQYPRAIEFHQQSLDITREIGDRNGEGNSLIGLGIAYGSLGQYQRAIEFYQQSMDIFREIGDRNGEGNSLIGLGIAYGSLGQYQRAIEFYQQSLDIKREIGDRNGEGNSLNNLGNAYDSLGQYQRAIEFYQQSLDIKREIGDRNGEGNSLNNLGNAYDSLGQYQRAIEFHQQSLDISREIGDRNGEGNSLGNLGSAYGSLGQYQRAIEFFQQSLDITREIGDRNGEGNSLMNLGSAYGFLGQYQRAIEFFQQSMDIKREIGDIRGEATAWFNLGVSLKNVNRQADALGAYRNARELYQRMGLDADVQDCNDKIERLSQPQAPVVSRRGFWGWWRRLWRWVRGWFRR from the coding sequence GTGGAGTTGATAGAACGCAGTACCAAAGCAGAATCGCCTGGGGTTCTCAAAGCTGGGAACCCACAGAAAAGTTTGGCTTATTGGCAAGGACGCAAAGCCGAAATTGCCCAAATACAGCAATGGTTAACTGATAACAATACCTTTTTAATTGGCATAGAAGGCATCGGTGGCATGGGTAAATCGATGCTGGCAAGTAAAATTTATGAAGGTTTCCCTGAACCTCAGCGATTTTGGGGTGATGTGAGTAATGGGGCAAGTTTTAGCGATTTAGCCCGTAAAGCACTGCGTAAATTTGGCTTTCCGGTTCCAGAAGAAGAAGCGCAGTTAGTAGACGCGCTGGTGATGTGTTTACGCAGTGGTGAATTTTTACTGATTATTGACAACCTAGAGAGTTTATTACAACCGAATAGACAATGGGGAAGTCTATTTTACGGTGAATTTTTCAACGCTTGGGTGGAATTTGGTGGTAATAGTAAGGTAATAGTGACCACCAGAGAAAGACCAGAATTAAAAGGCTTTGAGTGGCTACCGTTGAAAGGTTTGCAAGTAGATGAAGGGGTAGCACTGTTAACAGCTTTAGGCATTCGGGGAGATTTAGCCGAGTTTGTGGAATTAGTAGATGGACATCCTCTGCTGTTGCGATTGATAGGTGATTTATTAAAAGAAGAATATCCCCAAGACCCAGATTTAAACAGATTAGCAAATTTAGGTTTAGGCAATTTGCGGCAGTTGTTGACAGATTCTCAAGTGGTAGGTGTGCATCGCCGGGAAAATGTGGGGATGGTGTTGGTATTGGATGCCAGTTTTGAAAGGTTGAATGATTTACAAAAGGCTTTATTGCTGAATATTAGTGTTTATCGTGGTGCGGTTGATAGTGCAGCAGCAGTGGCGTTGTTGCCGGGAAATTCAGCAGCAGAGATTGAGGGAGAATTAAGGAATATTGTTAAGCGTTCTTTGTTAATAGAAAAGCTGAATGGTAAGCGGCTATTTGAGTTTCAGCCTGTGGTGTTGGAGTATGTGCGGTATAAGGCTGGCAATCAGACAGAGGCGCATCAGCAAGCCATTAATTATTATCGCTCAATTGCTCAACAACCGCCTTGGACAATAAAAGATGATGTAAAAGAATACTTAGAAATCTTTTATCACTATTATCAATTGCAAGATTATGACTCTGCCTTTGATGCGCTTTGGTTTTGCGATAAATTTTTAAGCTTGCGGGGTTATTATGCAGACAAAGTAGAATTATATGAGCAATTGGTCAGTAAATGGCAAGAAATTGGCGATAGAGAAAATAGGAATTATCAGGCTTCTCTCACTTCATTAGGCAAAGCTTACTACTACCTGGGACAGTACCAACGGGCAATTGAGTTCTACCAGCAGTCTTTGGATATCACACGGGAAATTGGCGATTCTCCAAAGGAGAGGCTTCGCCAACGCAATGGTGAAGGTAATTCCTTAATCGGTTTGGGCAATGCTTACAATTCCCTGGGACAGTACCAACGGGCGATTGAGTTCTTCCAGCAGTCATTGGATATCACACGGGAGATTGGCGATTCTCCAGAGGAGAGGCTTCGCCAACGCAATGGTGAAGGTAATTCCTTAATCGGTTTGGGCAATGCTTACTATTCCCTGGGACAGTACCAACGGGCGATTGAGTTCTTCCAGCAGTCATTGGATATCACACGGGAGATTGGCGATTCTCCAGAGGAGAGGCTTCGCCAACGCAATGGTGAAGGTGCTTCCTTAAACAATTTGGGCAATGCTTACAATTCCCTGGGACAGTACCAACGGGCGATTGAGTTCTACCAGCAGTCTTTGGATATCAAACGGGAGATTGGCGATTCTCCAGAGGAGAGGCTTCGCCAACGCAATGGCGAAGGTAGTTCTTTAAACAATTTGGGCAATGCTTACAAGTCCCTGGGACAGTACCAACGGGCGATAGAGTTCTACCAGCAGTCTTTGGATATCTTTCGGGAAATTGGCAATCGCAATGGCGAAGGTAAATCCTTAAACAATTTGGGCAATGCTTACAAGTCCCTGGGACAGTACCCACGGGCGATTGAGTTCCACCAGCAGTCATTGGATATCACACGGGAGATAGGCGATCGCAATGGCGAAGGTAATTCCTTAATCGGTTTGGGCATTGCTTACGGTTCCCTAGGACAGTACCAACGGGCGATTGAGTTCTACCAGCAGTCAATGGATATCTTTCGGGAAATTGGCGATCGCAATGGCGAAGGTAATTCCTTAATCGGTTTGGGCATTGCTTACGGTTCCCTAGGACAGTACCAACGGGCGATTGAGTTCTACCAGCAGTCTTTGGATATCAAACGGGAGATTGGCGATCGCAATGGCGAAGGTAATTCCTTAAACAATTTGGGCAATGCTTACGATTCCCTGGGACAGTACCAACGGGCGATTGAGTTCTACCAGCAGTCTTTGGATATCAAACGGGAGATTGGCGATCGCAATGGCGAAGGTAATTCCTTAAACAATTTGGGCAATGCTTACGATTCCCTGGGACAGTACCAACGGGCGATTGAGTTCCACCAGCAGTCATTGGATATATCAAGGGAGATCGGCGATCGCAATGGCGAAGGTAATTCCTTAGGTAATTTGGGCAGTGCTTACGGTTCCCTAGGACAGTACCAACGGGCGATTGAGTTCTTCCAGCAGTCATTGGATATCACACGGGAGATTGGCGATCGCAACGGCGAAGGTAATTCCTTAATGAATTTGGGCAGTGCTTACGGTTTCCTAGGACAGTACCAACGGGCGATAGAGTTCTTCCAGCAGTCAATGGATATCAAACGGGAGATAGGCGATATTCGAGGGGAAGCAACAGCCTGGTTTAATTTAGGTGTGTCATTAAAAAACGTCAATCGACAAGCAGACGCGCTGGGTGCTTATCGCAATGCGCGTGAACTGTATCAGAGAATGGGACTTGATGCTGATGTGCAAGATTGCAATGATAAAATTGAGCGTCTTTCGCAACCACAAGCGCCTGTAGTTTCTCGGCGTGGGTTTTGGGGGTGGTGGCGGCGGTTGTGGCGTTGGGTTCGTGGTTGGTTTCGGCGATAA